The window GAGTCAATGCACCGAGTTCTTTTGATTCTTGGATCATGTCTAATTCGCCATAGGCTGTCATAATGATGACACGGATGTCTTCATCAATTAATTTCATGCGTTTTAAAATTTCAATACCATCCATTCCGGGAATCTTCATATCAAGCAGGACAAGGTTTGGTCTATGATTTTTCACAATATCTAACGCCTGAAGTCCATTGGCTGCTTGGAAGGTTTGATAGCCTTCTTTATGAAACACTTCATTCAATAATATTCTAATACCGTATTGATCATCGACAATTAAAATTTTCTCATTCATCTGTTACACCCCATTGCTTTCATTTTTCGCCATAAAAAGAGCTGTTGTTAAATAATTCTGTTTGATTTTCACATTTCCTTTATTTATAATAGTTTACTTTACGACATTTTCTGAGCATTTTTCCTAATATTCTCTTTATATTCTATTATAAAATGATCTGACCGAAGGAGGAAATCAGTCTTGTTAAAAATTTTCACGACCCAGTTATCAGGTATTTTTTCACGTATTGGAGAAAAGCAGGCTGAAGCGATCGAGGATGGTGCACGCCTTCTTGCACAAGCCGTTGTCAGTGGACATGCTGTTTATTTTCACGGAAAGAATGAACTGGCTGCTGTAGCCCTAGAGGCAACTGAAAGCAAGGAGCCATTTCCAGGTGCGAAAGTACTGCCGCTTGATCAAACGGAGCGCAGCTTGCTTCATCCAAGTGACAGGGTGCTGCTATTTTATTCAGACCCAGAAGACGAGGAGATTCAATCTCTTGTAAAAGAGCTGCACGCTCAAGGTACGCCCATTGTTGGTGTCGGTCCAGCACAAAAGGAGCCGTCCATGATTGAAGAGCATTGTGATGTCCACATTGATTTTCAGCTCAAGAAACCGCTTGTGCCCGCTGATGACGGAACAAGGTTCGGTTATCCTGCTTTAATGACATGCTTATACGTCTACCACGCTCTATCGTTTACTGTGAAAGAAATCGTTGAGGAATATGAATAAAAAAACTGCCGAGAAGATCATATTCTCGGCAGTTTTTGATTTATTTTGATTCAGATGCTTGCAGTGAAGCACCAACGAAATCTCTAAATAATGGCTGTGGTCTTGTCGGTCTTGAGACGAATTCTGGGTGGAACTGAGAAGCAAGGAACCAAGGATGATCCTTCAGCTCGATAATTTCAACAAGACGTCCGTCTGGGCTTGTACCAGAGAAGACAAAGCCTGCGGCTTCCATTTGCTGTCTGAATTCATTATTAAACTCATAGCGATGACGGTGGCGTTCGTAGACCACTTCGTCATTGTATGCAGCAAATGCTTTTGAGTCTTCATTTAATTTACATGGATACAGACCAAGACGAAGTGTTCCGCCTAGATCATCTACATCCTTCTGTTCTGGGAGAAGGTCAATGATTGGGAATGCTGTTTCAGGATCAATTTCCGCTGAATGAGCTCCCTCAAGGCCTAGTACGTTTCTCGCATATTCGATCGACGCAACTTGCATTCCTAAGCAGATTCCGAAGAATGGCACTTTGTTTTCACGGGCATATTGTGTAGCAATGATTTTCCCTTCCACTCCGCGGTCTCCGAAGCCTCCAGGAACGATGATGCCGTCTACATCTTGCGCGAAATCAGCCATATTTTCTGCTGTCACTTCTTCTGCATTGATCCATTTGATTTGAACGTCTGCATCAAATGCATAACCAGCATGGCGAAGTGATTCAACGACAGAAATGTATGCATCTTGCAGTTCAACATATTTTCCTACTAGACCAATTGTGACTTGTTTTGAGAGATTTTGTACTTTATCGACTAGCGCTGTCCACTCCGTCATGTCTGCATCTTGGCAGTCAAGTTTCATATGTTCACATACAAGCTTGTCTAGTCCTTGTTTTTGTAAATCAAGCGGAATAGAGTACAGCGTGTCTGCATCCTGACATTCGATAACAGCTTTTGTATCAATATCACAGAATAACGCAATTTTGTCCTTCATGTCTTGGGTCATTGGCATTTCAGTTCTGACCACAATAACGTTTGGCTGGATACCAAGGCTGCGGAGTTCTTTTACACTATGCTGTGTTGGTTTTGTTTTCAGTTCACCTGCTGCTCGGATGTAAGGAACAAGGGTACAATGAATGTACATCACGTTTTCACGGCCAATGTCACTCTTCATTTGACGAATCGCTTCAAGGAAAGGAAGGGATTCGATGTCTCCTACTGTTCCGCCGATTTCTGTAATGACCACATCTGCACCTGTTTCTTTTCCGGCACGGTACACGCGATCTTTGATTTCATTTGTAATATGAGGAATAACCTGTACGGTTCCGCCTAAATAGTCGCCTCGGCGCTCTTTCTTCAGAACAGTAGAGTAGATTTTACCCGTTGTGACGTTGCTGTACTTATTTAAGTTAATATCAATGAAGCGCTCGTAGTGACCTAAGTCAAGGTCTGTTTCAGCACCGTCATCTGTGACGAAGACCTCACCGTGCTGATATGGACTCATCGTCCCTGGGTCTACGTTGATATATGGATCGAATTTTTGAATGGTGACATCCATCCCTCTATTTTTCAGAAGGCGGCCTAACGATGCAGCCGTGATCCCTTTTCCAAGTGAGGAAACAACTCCTCCTGTTACAAAAATATACTTTGTCATTTCGTATGCTCCTCTCTTTTTTACCCTTGCATGACTAGACATGCACAGCTTCATCCTTTTTAGAGTGTATCCCTAAATCTCTTGAAAAATAAGAAAGCTCCCTTTCAAATAAATGAAAGGGAGCGTAAATGAACGTATCTTTACGTACTCTTTTTAGAGAGCCCAAAATACATACTACATAGTTCGCTCTCGAAAGTCAAGACGGTTTTGTCCTGTTTTGAGGACCGGTTTGTGAGGGTTATTTTTCTTCCTTATTATCGTCTAAATCGTCTTCGTCAATTTCTGTTAAGCCGTCATCATCTTCGTCGTCATCGTCTTCGTCGAAGTCTTCTATATCTTCGTCAATTTCCTCATCATCGTCTAGGTCGAGATCATCGTCGTCTTCAACAAGATCAAGATCTTCTTCAAGCTCTTCGATTTCTTCTTCCTCTTCAATTTCATCGAAGTCTTCTTCAACGACAGCTGCTTTTGTTTTTTTCTTTTTCGCTTTTGTTTTCACAGCTGGCTGAACTTCTTCTTCGATTTGATCAACTGGATACCAGCTGCGAAGTCCCCATCTCTGATCACCTAACGAAATAAAGCGGCCATCTATATTTAAGTCTGTATAAAATTGAGCAAGTCGATCATCAAGATCAGATTTTTGTATCCCTTGTAAACGGACCATTTCATCTATTAACTCGGAAAACGTAATCGGTGTTTTGCTGTCTCTGAAAATTTCATATGCAAGTTCAACTAAAGACATGTGCTTGAGCTGCTCCTGTGAGTATTCTTTCAAACTCAAGGTCAGACACTCCCTTTCTATTACATGTATGTATCCATTTATCAGTGAAATAATAAGTGTTTATCCCTTATTTTTACGACAAACCATACCTCTCATTATAAACAAATTAGAGGAGTTTATGCCACCTTTAATCATGTTAATTTTTGATTTTTTCTCATGGGGCGCACCATCTGCGTGAAATTGGTCTGGCTTTTGTGTACGGTATGCTTTTTGTCTTTTAGTTTGTCCATCTCTATTTTAAAACTGGATTCTCTGAATGAATAAGATAACGATAGCAATCGTACATACCATTCCCGCAGGCATGAGGACAAATAGTTTTCTGCGGCTGTTTTCTTTTTCTTCCTTCTTTTTTGGAGACTTTGAAAGCTCTGTGGAGACCATAATCCATATGATCATCGTGACTAATCCTAAAATACCCATAAATGTTGTGTTCATTATGATAACCTCCATATTGATACTTTTGCACATTTTATCATATTGATAAGGTAGCATGGGACAATATTGGAAATGATTTCACATTTAAGAACTGATTATCGCACCAAAACAGACCACCTCACGTCAGGTGGTCTTTGCTTGGTTTCTACATATCTAGCAGTTTGCGCGAGATGACTAGGCGCTGGATTTCTTGTGTGCCTTCATAAATTTGAGTGATTTTCGCATCTCGCATGTATCGTTCGACTGGGTAATCCTTTGTATAACCGTAGCCGCCGAAGATTTGAACGGCTTCTGTTGTTACTTTCATGGCTGTATCTCCAGCAAAGAGCTTTGACATAGCTGATTCCTTTCCATACGGAAACCCTTTCGTTTCAAGCCATGCTGCCTGATAAGTAAGCAGCCTGGAGGCTTCAATTGCAGTTGCCATATCTGCCAGCTTAAAAGCGATCCCTTGCTGCTGTATGATTGGTTTGCCAAATTGCTTGCGCTCCTTCGCATAATGGACCGCCGCATCAAGAGCGCCTTGTGCAATCCCAACAGCCTGAGCAGCAATACCGTTTCTACCGCCATCGAGCGTCATCATGGCTATTTTGAATCCTTCTCCTTCTTGTCCGAGCCGGTTCCTTTCATGAATCCGGCAATCTTCAAATCGAATTTCAGTCGTTGGCGATGAGCGGATGCCCAGTTTGCTTTCCTTTTTGCCAACCGAGAACCCGGGGGTCTCTTTTTCTACAATAAAGGCGGTTGTATTTCGAGATGCAGCTTCTTGGTCTGTCACGGCAAACACAATATAATAATCCGCAATGCCGCCATTTGTAATAAAGATTTTCGCACCGTTCAGGACGTATTCACTGCCTGCCTTTACTGCCGTTGTCTTCATTCCACCGGCATCTGAACCTGAACCGCTCTCAGTGAGTGCATATGCCCCTACCTTCTGTCCTTCTGCAAGCGGCTTTAAATAGGTCTCCTTTTGTTCATCTGTTCCGAAAGTATAGATGGGCCACGAGGCGAGAGAGGTGTGAGCGGAGAGGGTGACACCTGTAGAGGCGCACACTCTTGAAAGCTCCTCAACTGCGATGACGTATGCTAAATAGTCACTGCCGATCCCGCCTACCTCTTCCGGCCAAGGGATACCCGTTAAACCGAGCTCCGCCATCTGGCGAAAAATAGCTGGATCATACGTTTCTGTCTCGTCCCGCTCTGCTGCTGTTGGCTCTACTTCATTTTTCGCAAAATCTCTCACCATTTTTCGGATCATTTCATGTTCATCACTTAATTGAAACTGCATCATGAGCCACCTCGTTTCATATTAGCTGTTTACAAATGACCAGCCTTTGAATTTCACTTGTTCCTTCGTAGATTTCACAAACTTTCGCATCACGAAAGTAACGTTCTGTTTGATAGCGATTCGTATAACCGTCCATGCCGAGCAATTGGATCGCTTCTGTACTGATCTCAACTGCCGTTTTAGACGCAAATAGCTTTGCCATTGATGCTTCCTTTGTGACCGGACGATTCGCCTCTTTATAAGAAGCCGCTTGATAAACGAGCAGCTTGGCTGCTTCAAGCTTCGCCGCCAAATCACCCAGCCGAATGGTCGTTTCTAGACCTGCTGGGTGCTGCTTTAAATACGTCACTGCTTCAGTTAAAGCGGCTTCTGCAATGCCGAGGCTTTGAGCCGAGATACCGATTCTCCCCGCATTTAAACTAGACATGGCTATGTGAAAGCCCTCTCCTTCTGCACCGAGCAGCTGCTGCTTTGGAATCCGCACACCATCAAAATGAAGCGTTACTGTTTTTGACCCGTGCAGTCCCATCTTTTTCTCATCTTTTCCGATCGTAAATCCTGGTGTATCTTTTTCGACAATGAACGCCGATATATTTTTTTTCGCAGAGGCAGGGTCTGTCACTGCAAAGACAAGATACAGTTCTGCTTCCCCGCCGCTTGTAATAAACATTTTCGTACCATTTAACACATAGTGGTCATCTGCCCGCTCCGCTCTTAACTGAATACTGGAGGCATCTGAGCCAGCCTTGGGTTCAGTCAGGCAAAATGCCCCCAGTTTCTGCCCGGATGCAAGCAGCGGAACATAGGATTTTTTTTGCTCATTCGTTCCAAAAACCAAAATAGGCATCGTCACAACAGATGTATGAACGGACACAATGACACCGATAGTCGCACTCACTTTGGATAATTCATGAATCGCAATGATATATGTTGTAAAATCTGCTCCTAAGCCTTGATACGAAGCTGGTATTGGAATTCCTAGAAAGCCTTGGCGTCCCATTTCAGCTAAAAGTGTTCTTGGGAACTGACCTTGTTCCATGGCTTCCACTTCAGGGAATACACGCTGTCTTGCAAATTCTGCTGCCTGTTCTCTCCAGAGACGCTGTTGATCCGTAAGCAAAACATCCATCTTGACTCCCCCTATGAGTGGTCGTGGTATGTGTAAAAACCTCTCATTGTCTTTTTGCCCAGCCAGCCTGCATTTACGTATTTTTTCAAAAGAGGACAAGGTCGGTATTTGCTATCCCCAAGTCCTTCATGAAGGGTATTCATAATAAATAAACATGTATCTAGTCCGATGAAATCAGCGAGACGAAGCGGCCCCATTGGGTGATTCATTCCAAGCGTCATGACCCCGTCAATGCTCTCTGCATCTGCCACGCCTTCATAAAGGGTGTAAATGGCTTCATTGATCATTGGCATCAATATGCGATTTGATACAAACCCTGGGAAGTCTTCCACTTCAATTGGGGTTTTATTTAATGTCTTTGCTGTTTCATAAACGATTTGATACGTGTCGTCACTTGTTTGCAGCGCTCGAATGACCTCAACCAGTTTCATGACAGGCACCGGATTCATAAAATGCATGCCAATCACTTGCTCCGGTCTCCCCGTAACAGCTGCTAATTCTGTGATTGACAAGGAAGATGTGTTTGTTGCAAATATCGTCTTCGCCTCTGCAAATTGATCAAGTGTTTCAAAGATTTGTTTCTTCACACTCATTTGTTCAGATACAGCTTCAATCACTAAATGAGCCTGCTGCACGTCCTTTAAATCTGTGGAAACGGCAAGCCGCTGCGTAATATCTCGGACTGCCTGATGGGCCAGCTTTCCTTTTTCTGCTCGTTTCGTCAGTTGTTTGGTCATGGAGGAAATGGCTCGATGAATCTGCTTTTCAGATGCATCATGCAGCAGGACTGTGTAGCC is drawn from Bacillus pumilus and contains these coding sequences:
- a CDS encoding response regulator, which produces MNEKILIVDDQYGIRILLNEVFHKEGYQTFQAANGLQALDIVKNHRPNLVLLDMKIPGMDGIEILKRMKLIDEDIRVIIMTAYGELDMIQESKELGALTHFAKPFDIDEIRDAVKEYLPLETNG
- a CDS encoding DUF2529 domain-containing protein, whose protein sequence is MLKIFTTQLSGIFSRIGEKQAEAIEDGARLLAQAVVSGHAVYFHGKNELAAVALEATESKEPFPGAKVLPLDQTERSLLHPSDRVLLFYSDPEDEEIQSLVKELHAQGTPIVGVGPAQKEPSMIEEHCDVHIDFQLKKPLVPADDGTRFGYPALMTCLYVYHALSFTVKEIVEEYE
- the pyrG gene encoding glutamine hydrolyzing CTP synthase, translating into MTKYIFVTGGVVSSLGKGITAASLGRLLKNRGMDVTIQKFDPYINVDPGTMSPYQHGEVFVTDDGAETDLDLGHYERFIDINLNKYSNVTTGKIYSTVLKKERRGDYLGGTVQVIPHITNEIKDRVYRAGKETGADVVITEIGGTVGDIESLPFLEAIRQMKSDIGRENVMYIHCTLVPYIRAAGELKTKPTQHSVKELRSLGIQPNVIVVRTEMPMTQDMKDKIALFCDIDTKAVIECQDADTLYSIPLDLQKQGLDKLVCEHMKLDCQDADMTEWTALVDKVQNLSKQVTIGLVGKYVELQDAYISVVESLRHAGYAFDADVQIKWINAEEVTAENMADFAQDVDGIIVPGGFGDRGVEGKIIATQYARENKVPFFGICLGMQVASIEYARNVLGLEGAHSAEIDPETAFPIIDLLPEQKDVDDLGGTLRLGLYPCKLNEDSKAFAAYNDEVVYERHRHRYEFNNEFRQQMEAAGFVFSGTSPDGRLVEIIELKDHPWFLASQFHPEFVSRPTRPQPLFRDFVGASLQASESK
- the rpoE gene encoding DNA-directed RNA polymerase subunit delta; translation: MSLKEYSQEQLKHMSLVELAYEIFRDSKTPITFSELIDEMVRLQGIQKSDLDDRLAQFYTDLNIDGRFISLGDQRWGLRSWYPVDQIEEEVQPAVKTKAKKKKTKAAVVEEDFDEIEEEEEIEELEEDLDLVEDDDDLDLDDDEEIDEDIEDFDEDDDDEDDDGLTEIDEDDLDDNKEEK
- a CDS encoding acyl-CoA dehydrogenase, translated to MQFQLSDEHEMIRKMVRDFAKNEVEPTAAERDETETYDPAIFRQMAELGLTGIPWPEEVGGIGSDYLAYVIAVEELSRVCASTGVTLSAHTSLASWPIYTFGTDEQKETYLKPLAEGQKVGAYALTESGSGSDAGGMKTTAVKAGSEYVLNGAKIFITNGGIADYYIVFAVTDQEAASRNTTAFIVEKETPGFSVGKKESKLGIRSSPTTEIRFEDCRIHERNRLGQEGEGFKIAMMTLDGGRNGIAAQAVGIAQGALDAAVHYAKERKQFGKPIIQQQGIAFKLADMATAIEASRLLTYQAAWLETKGFPYGKESAMSKLFAGDTAMKVTTEAVQIFGGYGYTKDYPVERYMRDAKITQIYEGTQEIQRLVISRKLLDM
- a CDS encoding acyl-CoA dehydrogenase family protein, with the translated sequence MDVLLTDQQRLWREQAAEFARQRVFPEVEAMEQGQFPRTLLAEMGRQGFLGIPIPASYQGLGADFTTYIIAIHELSKVSATIGVIVSVHTSVVTMPILVFGTNEQKKSYVPLLASGQKLGAFCLTEPKAGSDASSIQLRAERADDHYVLNGTKMFITSGGEAELYLVFAVTDPASAKKNISAFIVEKDTPGFTIGKDEKKMGLHGSKTVTLHFDGVRIPKQQLLGAEGEGFHIAMSSLNAGRIGISAQSLGIAEAALTEAVTYLKQHPAGLETTIRLGDLAAKLEAAKLLVYQAASYKEANRPVTKEASMAKLFASKTAVEISTEAIQLLGMDGYTNRYQTERYFRDAKVCEIYEGTSEIQRLVICKQLI
- a CDS encoding 3-hydroxybutyryl-CoA dehydrogenase, which produces MSTEETVMVVGAGQMGSGIAQVFAQSGYTVLLHDASEKQIHRAISSMTKQLTKRAEKGKLAHQAVRDITQRLAVSTDLKDVQQAHLVIEAVSEQMSVKKQIFETLDQFAEAKTIFATNTSSLSITELAAVTGRPEQVIGMHFMNPVPVMKLVEVIRALQTSDDTYQIVYETAKTLNKTPIEVEDFPGFVSNRILMPMINEAIYTLYEGVADAESIDGVMTLGMNHPMGPLRLADFIGLDTCLFIMNTLHEGLGDSKYRPCPLLKKYVNAGWLGKKTMRGFYTYHDHS